Proteins from one Pelodiscus sinensis isolate JC-2024 chromosome 21, ASM4963464v1, whole genome shotgun sequence genomic window:
- the HASPIN gene encoding serine/threonine-protein kinase haspin — MERAAGSRPRLLRTYARRGGPLRRLPPPAPWLSPPQDRGRLFASSSTSTASSGSEDPDFQPGRPRPKRGARREPPARAAKENRGLATPLRRRLPARRPGLRAPLLCSTPQPSPPGAEQSVLGGRRESPPAGSGRARRRPRNILAELSSMAAGGELSGSLPAAQRRATTGSSFSLFPIGACRQPDAAPGDPLLVPLPARPLSPPRHPGGGEQRPRPTSQRARGTGPGLLETRLAAQKTLHDPGAALPPPGTLQLLAQGPAAPQDDLRRGSPERRWSLDTAQGKHQLQPVVVLDSQAVPLWVTKRKIRHKKLDAWSACRGNNCQQPVSPFALSVISETKSRSNKVIPREDGGGTSRKACISGFSSSRWGKQARRQVRRKNIKTPWQYADGSFQEQMRQRGIERDALEVSSSLLFDCSFLNDSQPWARARASLSLHKKKKVAIEEGASGSIPSTPSFKSQLVGYRKSPFIQSVGYSNWPTSSVLLLTPMKSHSVLEVMLTDAEKVYGECQQEGPISFEECIPPDKMKNCLKIGEGVFGEVFQTTSERGAVALKIIPVEGTKRVNGEAQKNFSEILPEMIISKELSLLSQDVENRTIGFIDLYSVHCVQGAYPEHLLKAWDKYHELNGSENDRPDLFGEQQLFMVLEFEFGGNNLEDMRKQLNSVATAKSLLHQVTASLAVAEEALHFEHRDLHWGNILVKKTNLKELSYTLNGAVYTIPTKGIQVNIIDYTLSRMEKDGLTVFCDISTDKELFQGRGDYQFDVYRQMKEENSNNWADYHPHSNVLWLHYVADKLLKEVKYKRKTSSSSVWKGIQKELQKFHREVLNFSSAGDVLLNSSFFQ, encoded by the coding sequence ATGGAGCGCGCGGCGGGGTCCCGGCCCCGGCTGCTCCGCACCTACGCGCGGCGGGGCGGCCCCCTGCGCCGCCTCCCGCCCCCGGCGCCCTGGCTGTCCCCCCCCCAGGACCGCGGGCGGCTCTTCGCCTCCAGCTCCACCTCCACCGCCTCCTCCGGCTCCGAGGACCCGGACTTCCAGCCCGGCCGCCCGCGGCCCAAGCGGGGCGCCCGCCGGGAGCCGCCCGCCCGCGCGGCCAAGGAGAACCGCGGCCTCGCCACCCCGCTGCGGAGGCGCCTCCCCGCCCGGCGCCCGGGGCTCCGCGCCCCGCTGCTCTGCAGCACCCCGCAGCCCTCGCCGCCCGGGGCCGAGCAGAGCGTCCTGGGGGGCCGCCGGGAGAGCCCCCCCGCCGGCTCGGGCCGGGCCCGCCGCCGCCCCCGCAACATCCTGGCCGAGCTGAGCTCCATGGCGGCGGGCGGGGAGCTGTCCGGGAGCCTCCCCGCGGCCCAGCGCCGGGCCAcgaccgggagcagcttttccctcttccccatcggAGCCTGCAGGCAGCCCGACGCGGCCCCGGGAGACCCGCTCctcgtgcccttgccggcccggcccctctcGCCGCCTCGTCACCCCGGGGGTGGAGAGCAGCGCCCCAGGCCGACCTCACAAAGGGCGCGGGGGACGGGACCGGGCCTGCTAGAAACCCGCCTGGCCGCGCAGAAAACGCTTCATGACCccggggctgccctgccccctcctgggacgctgcagctcctggcccaagGCCCTGCCGCGCCCCAGGATGATTTGAGAAGGGGCTCTCCGGAAAGGCGCTGGAGCCTTGACACAGCCCAAGGGAAACACCAGCTCCAGCCCGTGGTGGTCTTGGACTCACAGGCGGTGCCGCTTTGGGTGACGAAGAGGAAGATCCGTCATAAAAAGTTGGATGCGTGGTCCGCCTGTCGGGGAAATAATTGCCAGCAGCCCGTTTCCCCCTTTGCCCTGTCTGTAATCTCAGAAACGAAATCCAGAAGTAACAAGGTCATCCCCAGAGAGGATGGCGGAGGCACCAGTAGAAAAGCCTGTATCAGTGGATTCAGCTCCAGCCGATGGGGGAAACAGGCAAGGCGCCAAGTCAGACGCAAGAATATAAAAACTCCATGGCAGTATGCTGATGGCTCCTTTCAAGAACAAATGAGGCAAAGAGGAATAGAGAGAGATGCCCTGGAAGTGTCATCGTCTCTTCTATTTGACTGTTCTTTCCTCAATGACTCCCAGCCGTGGGCCAGGGCTcgggcatctctctctctccacaagAAAAAGAAAGTTGCCATAGAGGAAGGAGCCAGTGGCAGCATCCCTTCTACGCCTTCTTTCAAATCACAGCTTGTAGGGTATCGTAAGTCCCCATTCATTCAAAGCGTTGGCTACAGTAATTGGCCCACCTCCTCAGTGCTCTTGCTGACTCCCATGAAGTCCCATTCTGTTCTGGAGGTGATGCTCACAGATGCAGAGAAAGTGTATGGGGAATGCCAACAGGAGGGTCCTATATCCTTTGAGGAATGTATTCCCCCAGATAAGATGAAGAACTGTTTGAAGATTGGGGAAGGAGTATTTGGGGAGGTATTCCAAACCACCAGTGAGAGAGGAGCTGTGGCTTTAAAAATCATTCCTGTTGAGGGGACTAAGAGGGTCAATGGAGAAGCTCAGAAGAACTTCAGTGAGATCTTGCCAGAGATGATAATCTCAAAGGAACTGAGCCTTTTGTCTCAGGATGTAGAGAACAGGACTATAGGGTTCATTGACTTGTACTCCGTGCACTGCGTCCAGGGGGCATATCCTGAGCATCTTTTGAAAGCCTGGGACAAATACCATGAACTGAACGGATCTGAAAATGATCGGCCAGACCTgtttggagagcagcagctgttcaTGGTCCTAGAATTTGAATTCGGAGGCAATAACTTGGAGGACATGAGAAAGCAGTTAAATTCAGTGGCAACAGCAAAAAGCCTACTGCATCAAGTTACTGCTTCCTTAGCTGTGGCAGAGGAGGCCTTGCATTTTGAGCACAGAGACTTGCACTGGGGGAATATCCTGGTTAAGAAAACCAATTTGAAGGAACTGAGTTATACTTTGAATGGAGCAGTTTATACAATCCCCACAAAAGGGATTCAAGTGAACATCATAGATTATACCCTGTCTAGAATGGAGAAAGATGGATTAACTGTCTTTTGTGATATTTCTACTGACAAAGAGCTATTCCAAGGAAGAGGTGACTACCAGTTTGATGTCTATAGGCAGATGAAAGAAGAGAATTCTAACAACTGGGCTGACTATCACCCCCATAGCAATGTCCTGTGGCTGCATTATGTGGCAGATAAACTTCTGAAAGAGGTAAAGTATAAAAGAAAGACATCTTCCTCCTCTGTCTGGAAAGGCATACAGAAGGAGCTTCAAAAGTTCCACAGAGAAGTCTTGAACTTTAGCTCTGCAGGTGATGTTCTACTCAATAGCAGCTTTTTTCAGTGA